From candidate division TA06 bacterium, the proteins below share one genomic window:
- a CDS encoding SelT/SelW/SelH family protein, which yields MAAAIDKAFGITAKLKEGHGGIYEVTINDNVVYNKKEKGGRFPENEEIFEEIRKYTNPHPERE from the coding sequence CTGGCGGCCGCAATCGACAAAGCGTTTGGCATCACTGCGAAACTGAAGGAAGGGCACGGGGGTATCTACGAAGTGACCATAAATGATAACGTGGTTTACAACAAGAAGGAAAAAGGTGGAAGATTCCCCGAGAATGAGGAAATCTTTGAAGAGATCCGCAAGTACACGAACCCTCATCCAGAGAGAGAGTAA